From Ramlibacter tataouinensis, the proteins below share one genomic window:
- a CDS encoding ribonuclease P protein component, translating into MQRLKTRAQFQAVMAAGIVARTAHFALHRMPLHSPTSTGLGSDGPQALFPVVGAWMGVVLPKRWAKRAVTRNAIKRQVYAVSEAQQPPLPVAAHVVRLRSGFERKQFPSASSDALKRAVRAELLQLFQRAGA; encoded by the coding sequence GTGCAGCGGCTGAAGACGCGGGCGCAATTCCAGGCCGTGATGGCCGCCGGCATCGTCGCCCGCACCGCCCACTTCGCGTTGCACCGCATGCCGCTCCACTCGCCGACTTCCACAGGGCTTGGGTCCGACGGACCGCAAGCCCTGTTTCCTGTCGTCGGCGCGTGGATGGGAGTCGTCCTTCCCAAGCGCTGGGCCAAGCGGGCCGTCACCCGCAATGCCATCAAACGGCAGGTCTACGCCGTGAGCGAAGCCCAGCAGCCGCCGCTTCCCGTCGCCGCGCATGTGGTGCGCCTGCGCTCGGGCTTCGAGCGCAAGCAGTTCCCCAGCGCAAGCTCCGATGCGCTCAAGCGCGCGGTGCGAGCCGAACTGCTGCAGCTATTCCAGCGGGCGGGCGCATGA
- the mnmE gene encoding tRNA uridine-5-carboxymethylaminomethyl(34) synthesis GTPase MnmE, with amino-acid sequence MFAGHNDPIVAIATAPGRGAVGIVRVSATSIAPVIEAVCGRSLKAREATYLPFLAADGSAIDQGLAIHFPAPNSYTGEDVLELQAHGGTVVLQLLLARCIEVGAAMGLRVAQPGEFTRRAFLNDKIDLAQAEAIADLIEASTEAAARSASRSLAGEFSREIHALRDALIHLRMLVEATLDFPEEEIDFLQQADAEGQLTRLRETLAGVMRRARQGALLREGIKVVIAGQPNAGKSSLLNALAGAELAIVTPIPGTTRDLVSQTIQIEGVPLHVIDTAGLRESADHVERIGIERAWGQIASADAVLFLHDLTRADTRDYKDADAAIRKLLAGKVPPSVPVFEVWNKVDALGGEAHTGRGDHVVAISAKTGQGLDALRRQLLEVAGWQAAPEGVYIARERHVQALRRVDEHLREAAARMAQQAQALDLLAEELRLAQNALNEITGEFGADELLGVIFSSFCIGK; translated from the coding sequence ATGTTCGCCGGCCACAACGACCCCATCGTCGCCATCGCCACCGCACCCGGTCGCGGTGCCGTCGGCATCGTGCGCGTCTCGGCCACAAGCATCGCGCCCGTCATCGAGGCGGTGTGCGGCCGTTCGCTCAAAGCCCGCGAGGCCACCTACCTGCCTTTCCTGGCCGCCGACGGCAGCGCGATCGACCAGGGGCTGGCGATCCACTTTCCGGCGCCCAACTCCTACACCGGCGAGGACGTGCTGGAGCTGCAGGCGCATGGCGGCACGGTGGTGCTGCAGCTGCTGCTGGCGCGCTGCATCGAAGTCGGCGCCGCCATGGGCCTGCGCGTGGCGCAGCCGGGCGAGTTCACCCGGCGCGCCTTCCTCAACGACAAGATCGACCTGGCGCAGGCCGAGGCCATCGCCGACCTGATCGAGGCCAGCACCGAAGCGGCCGCGCGCTCGGCCAGCCGCTCGCTGGCCGGCGAGTTCTCGCGCGAGATCCACGCCCTGCGCGACGCGCTGATCCACCTGCGCATGCTGGTGGAGGCAACGCTGGACTTCCCCGAGGAAGAGATCGACTTCCTGCAGCAGGCCGACGCCGAGGGCCAGCTCACCCGCCTGCGCGAGACGCTGGCCGGCGTGATGCGGCGGGCGCGCCAGGGCGCACTGCTGCGCGAAGGCATCAAAGTGGTGATCGCCGGCCAGCCGAACGCGGGCAAGAGCTCGCTGCTCAACGCCCTGGCCGGCGCCGAGCTGGCCATCGTCACCCCGATCCCGGGCACCACCCGCGACCTGGTGAGCCAGACCATCCAGATCGAGGGCGTGCCGCTGCACGTGATCGACACCGCGGGCCTGCGCGAGAGCGCCGACCATGTGGAGCGCATCGGCATCGAACGGGCCTGGGGCCAGATCGCAAGCGCCGATGCGGTGCTGTTCCTGCACGACCTGACCCGCGCCGACACGCGCGACTACAAGGACGCCGACGCCGCCATCCGCAAGCTGCTGGCCGGCAAGGTGCCGCCGTCGGTGCCGGTGTTCGAGGTGTGGAACAAGGTCGATGCGCTGGGGGGCGAGGCGCACACTGGGCGCGGCGACCATGTGGTCGCCATCTCCGCCAAGACCGGCCAGGGCCTGGATGCCCTGCGGCGCCAGCTGCTCGAGGTGGCCGGCTGGCAGGCCGCGCCCGAGGGCGTGTACATCGCGCGCGAGCGCCATGTGCAGGCGCTGCGCCGGGTCGACGAGCACCTGCGCGAGGCCGCGGCGCGGATGGCGCAGCAGGCGCAGGCGCTGGACCTGCTGGCCGAGGAACTGCGGCTGGCGCAGAACGCGCTCAACGAGATCACCGGCGAGTTCGGCGCCGACGAACTGCTCGGCGTGATCTTCTCGTCCTTCTGCATCGGCAAGTGA
- the yidC gene encoding membrane protein insertase YidC, producing the protein MNDIRRTILWVIFGFSLVMLWDQWQVHNGRQATFFPRGPQTTASAPATGPAGTSSLPSASSSAPAAAGSTLPATGAEPAVKGEKITVATDVMRLTFDTEGGSLVRTEFLKYAGEDKAPTFVLLDDNPGHRYVAESGLIGGDFPNHKTVMAVSGDKELKAGANELTVRFESPEKSGVKLVKTYTLQRGSYAIAVTHEIVNTGTAPLSPQLYVQLVRGATTSGGSFITNPTGTFTGPAVYTDAKKYQKVEFSAIDKDKLDFQKDATSGWVAMVQHYFVSAWVMPDGVKRENFVRKLDNNLYSVGMIAPLQPVAPGASQAVHAKLFAGPQEEKMLEGVAHDLDLVKDYGIFTILAKPLYWLLAKLHGIIGNWGWAIMALVLIIKIAFYWLQAKGYESMAKMKAINPKVMALRERYKDNPQQMQQEMMRIYKEEKVNPMGGCFPIMIQIPVFIALYWVLLSSVEMRGAPWIGWIRDLSTPDPFFILPVVMTLTTLLQTALNPAPPDPMQAKMMWFMPLAFSVMFFFFPAGLVLYWITNNVLSIAQQWLINKRMGVPPEFNLPKFGKSTS; encoded by the coding sequence ATGAACGACATTCGCCGCACCATCCTGTGGGTGATCTTTGGTTTCTCGCTGGTGATGCTGTGGGACCAGTGGCAGGTCCATAACGGCCGCCAAGCCACTTTCTTCCCGCGGGGCCCGCAGACCACCGCCAGCGCGCCCGCCACCGGCCCGGCCGGCACCTCGAGCCTGCCGTCGGCCAGCAGTTCCGCGCCCGCTGCCGCCGGCAGCACGCTGCCCGCGACCGGCGCAGAACCGGCCGTCAAGGGCGAGAAGATCACTGTGGCCACCGACGTGATGCGCCTGACCTTCGATACCGAAGGCGGCTCGCTGGTGCGCACCGAATTCCTGAAGTACGCGGGCGAGGACAAGGCACCGACGTTCGTGCTGCTCGACGACAACCCTGGGCACAGGTACGTTGCCGAGTCGGGCCTGATCGGCGGCGACTTCCCGAATCACAAGACGGTCATGGCCGTCAGCGGCGACAAGGAGCTCAAGGCCGGCGCCAACGAACTGACGGTGCGTTTCGAGTCGCCTGAGAAGAGCGGCGTCAAGCTGGTCAAGACCTACACGCTCCAGCGCGGCTCGTACGCCATCGCCGTGACGCACGAGATTGTCAATACAGGCACGGCACCGCTCAGCCCGCAGCTGTATGTGCAGCTCGTGCGCGGTGCCACCACCTCGGGCGGCTCCTTCATCACCAATCCCACCGGCACGTTCACCGGGCCGGCGGTCTACACCGACGCCAAGAAGTACCAGAAGGTCGAGTTCAGCGCCATCGACAAGGACAAGCTCGACTTCCAGAAGGACGCCACCAGCGGCTGGGTGGCCATGGTGCAGCACTACTTCGTGAGTGCCTGGGTCATGCCGGACGGTGTCAAGCGCGAGAACTTCGTGCGGAAGCTGGACAACAACCTGTATTCCGTGGGCATGATCGCGCCGCTCCAGCCGGTCGCGCCAGGCGCGTCGCAGGCGGTGCACGCCAAGCTGTTCGCCGGCCCGCAGGAAGAGAAGATGCTCGAGGGCGTGGCGCACGACCTGGACCTGGTCAAGGACTACGGCATCTTCACCATCCTTGCCAAACCCCTGTATTGGCTGCTGGCCAAGCTGCACGGCATCATCGGCAACTGGGGCTGGGCCATCATGGCGCTGGTGCTGATCATCAAGATCGCCTTCTACTGGCTGCAAGCCAAGGGCTACGAGAGCATGGCCAAGATGAAGGCCATCAACCCCAAGGTGATGGCGCTGCGCGAGCGCTACAAGGACAACCCGCAGCAGATGCAGCAGGAGATGATGCGCATCTACAAGGAAGAGAAAGTCAACCCGATGGGCGGCTGCTTCCCGATCATGATCCAGATCCCGGTGTTCATCGCGCTGTACTGGGTGCTGCTGTCTTCGGTCGAGATGCGCGGGGCGCCATGGATCGGCTGGATCCGCGACCTGTCCACGCCCGACCCCTTCTTCATCCTGCCCGTGGTGATGACGCTGACGACGCTGCTGCAGACGGCGCTCAACCCGGCACCGCCAGATCCGATGCAGGCCAAGATGATGTGGTTCATGCCGCTGGCCTTCAGCGTGATGTTCTTCTTCTTCCCGGCCGGCCTGGTGCTGTACTGGATCACCAACAACGTGCTGTCGATCGCCCAGCAGTGGCTGATCAACAAGCGCATGGGTGTGCCGCCGGAATTCAACCTGCCGAAGTTCGGCAAGAGCACCAGCTGA
- the yidD gene encoding membrane protein insertion efficiency factor YidD, whose product MMRELLVGLVRGYQLLIGSWMRSSCRFHPSCSGYAIEALRRHGAGTGSYLAAARIVRCGPWCAGGDDPVPVEKPRLFTHLRPFSRTLPKKNS is encoded by the coding sequence ATGATGCGCGAACTCCTCGTCGGCCTGGTGCGCGGCTACCAGCTGCTGATCGGCAGCTGGATGCGCTCGTCCTGCCGCTTCCATCCGAGCTGCTCGGGTTACGCCATCGAGGCGCTGCGGCGCCATGGCGCCGGCACCGGCAGCTACCTCGCCGCAGCGCGTATCGTGCGCTGCGGGCCCTGGTGCGCGGGCGGCGATGATCCGGTGCCCGTTGAAAAGCCGCGCCTGTTCACCCATCTCAGACCTTTCTCCCGGACTCTCCCGAAGAAGAACTCATGA
- a CDS encoding prolyl oligopeptidase family serine peptidase, producing the protein MTPAFGAARSAAAFTLFALACTAFSAPLPARDVPETLHGVTVHDPYRYLENIKDPQVQDWLKAEGLRARQALDQIPGREAMEKRIAELSAGSGDSLGEIVRMPGGKTFYLKRARGERQYKLVLREGGHERVLVNPQAEADRTGIAHAINYFVPSWDGRHVAYGLSAGGSEDASLHIMEVASGRRVGDPIPRVREPNVSWLPDSRSITYNQLRALGPEDADTETYLDSSVMWLKLGEPASQARAVFGPTVTKQLGLDRLDVGGIVFAPGSRWMVARTTDTTQRESSLFIARVEELGRGTPAWKRIAAFDDKIVEIELQGEHLYYRTRQGAPRYRIMKLDLRAPELARAQELAVPPEGGVIESFAMGRGETLMASVRDGTAIKLRLYGAGDRRGQAVKLPFVGAARLHDDPAHAYGDWLYTLSGWTRPPQTLRLAGGVSTDAGLRPPAKLAAGPAIEIVDVKVPSHDGALVPMTLIYKKGLKRDGGNPTLLTAYGSYGLSETANFNPARLAWLERGGVLAIANVRGSGVYGEPWRMAGFKASKPNTWKDGVACAQYLIAQGYASPRTLAAMGTSAGGIFVGRSVTTAPQLFAAAIFNVGVMDAVRAEDSANGITNISEFGSYRNPREFPALLEMSTYHQIRDGVPYPAVLLVHGMNDPRVDVWHSAKAAARLQAASSSGKPVLLRLDGQAGHGVGSTATQRNALWADIYSFLLWQMGKAGPQ; encoded by the coding sequence ATGACCCCAGCGTTCGGCGCCGCGCGATCCGCGGCAGCTTTCACCCTCTTCGCCCTCGCCTGCACCGCCTTCTCCGCGCCGCTGCCGGCGCGCGACGTGCCCGAGACCCTGCACGGCGTCACGGTGCACGACCCCTATCGCTACCTGGAGAACATCAAGGACCCGCAGGTGCAGGACTGGCTCAAGGCCGAGGGCCTGCGGGCCCGCCAGGCGCTGGACCAGATTCCGGGGCGCGAGGCGATGGAAAAGCGCATCGCCGAACTGTCGGCCGGCAGCGGCGACAGCCTGGGCGAGATCGTGCGCATGCCCGGCGGCAAGACCTTCTACCTGAAGCGCGCGCGCGGCGAGCGGCAGTACAAGCTGGTGCTGCGCGAGGGCGGGCACGAGCGGGTGCTGGTGAATCCGCAGGCCGAGGCCGACCGCACCGGCATCGCCCACGCGATCAACTACTTCGTGCCGTCCTGGGACGGCCGGCACGTGGCCTACGGCCTGTCGGCCGGCGGCTCGGAGGATGCCTCGCTGCACATCATGGAAGTGGCCAGCGGCCGGCGCGTCGGCGATCCGATCCCGCGCGTGCGCGAGCCCAACGTGAGCTGGCTGCCGGACAGCCGCTCGATCACCTACAACCAGCTGCGCGCGCTCGGCCCCGAGGACGCCGACACCGAGACCTACCTCGACTCCAGCGTGATGTGGCTCAAGCTGGGCGAGCCGGCGTCGCAGGCGCGCGCGGTGTTTGGCCCCACGGTCACGAAGCAGCTCGGCCTGGACCGGCTGGACGTCGGCGGCATCGTGTTCGCCCCCGGCAGCCGCTGGATGGTGGCGCGCACCACCGACACCACCCAGCGCGAGAGCTCGCTGTTCATCGCCCGGGTGGAAGAACTCGGGCGGGGCACGCCGGCCTGGAAGCGCATCGCCGCCTTCGACGACAAGATCGTCGAGATCGAGCTGCAGGGCGAGCACCTGTACTACCGCACCCGGCAGGGGGCGCCGCGCTATCGCATCATGAAGCTGGACCTGCGCGCGCCCGAGCTGGCGCGCGCACAGGAACTGGCCGTGCCGCCCGAGGGCGGCGTGATCGAGAGCTTCGCGATGGGCCGTGGCGAAACGCTGATGGCCTCGGTGCGCGATGGCACCGCGATCAAGCTGCGCCTGTACGGCGCCGGCGATCGCCGGGGCCAGGCGGTCAAGCTGCCGTTCGTCGGTGCCGCGCGGCTGCACGACGATCCGGCGCATGCCTACGGCGACTGGCTCTACACGCTGTCGGGCTGGACCCGGCCACCGCAGACCCTGCGCCTGGCCGGCGGCGTGTCCACCGATGCCGGCCTGCGCCCGCCCGCCAAGCTGGCGGCGGGGCCGGCGATCGAGATCGTCGATGTGAAGGTGCCCAGCCACGACGGCGCGCTGGTCCCCATGACCCTGATCTACAAGAAGGGCCTCAAGCGCGATGGCGGCAACCCGACGCTGCTCACCGCCTACGGCTCCTACGGCCTGTCCGAGACGGCCAACTTCAATCCGGCCCGGCTGGCCTGGCTGGAGCGCGGCGGCGTGCTGGCGATCGCCAACGTGCGCGGCAGCGGCGTCTACGGCGAGCCCTGGCGCATGGCCGGCTTCAAGGCCAGCAAGCCCAACACCTGGAAGGACGGCGTCGCCTGCGCCCAGTACCTGATCGCGCAAGGCTACGCCTCGCCCAGGACCCTGGCCGCCATGGGCACCAGCGCGGGCGGCATCTTCGTCGGCCGCTCGGTGACCACGGCGCCGCAACTCTTCGCGGCGGCCATCTTCAATGTCGGCGTGATGGACGCGGTGCGGGCCGAAGACAGCGCCAACGGCATCACCAACATCTCCGAGTTCGGCAGCTATCGCAACCCGCGCGAATTCCCTGCGCTGCTGGAAATGAGCACCTACCACCAGATCCGCGACGGGGTGCCCTACCCGGCGGTGCTGCTGGTTCACGGCATGAACGACCCGCGGGTGGACGTCTGGCACAGCGCCAAGGCGGCGGCGCGCCTGCAGGCTGCCAGCAGCAGCGGCAAGCCGGTCCTGCTGCGCCTGGACGGCCAGGCCGGCCACGGCGTGGGCAGCACCGCCACCCAGCGCAACGCGCTGTGGGCGGACATCTACAGCTTCCTGCTGTGGCAAATGGGGAAGGCGGGCCCCCAGTAG
- a CDS encoding monovalent cation:proton antiporter family protein gives MNPLGIALIYLAAAVLGVVAFRTLKLPPILGYLLAGVMIGPHALGLDDRPEEVRHLGEFGVVFLMFVIGLEFNLPKLRAMRTHVFGLGLFQVVLTILLGTGGSLLLGALAPAWWKMPWTTAVALSGALAMSSTAIVVKLMADRLEMESEHGKRVMGVLLLQDLAVVPLLVLIPALGSPPERLLMALGIAALKAAAVITLLLTGGQRLMRWWLTLVARRKSEELFVMNLLLVTLGLAWLTEWAGLSLALGAFIAGMLISETEFKHQVETDIRPFHDVLLGLFFISIGMMLDLRLVAQHWALVLLMTSVPVLFKLALVTALARGLGAAMGVSLRTGLYLAQAGEFGFVLLTLAQQGHLVPASLLNPILASMVLSMLATPFVIMYSNRIVMKLVSSDWMMQSLQMTTIARKSINANKHVIICGYGRCGQNLARMLEGEGIPYMALDLDPDRVRQAAAAGDSVVFGDAARLQALVASGLARASAVVVTYIDVASAMKVLANVRGHAPQVPVIVRTQDDRDLERLQAAGATEVVPELIEGSLMLASHALALVGVPMRRVIRIVQDQRDARYNLLRGYFHGADDDTSEDFEHERLSTVTLPLDAASLGRQVAEMALHTLGVRLVSLRRVSGKAVDPDGNPCLEEGDTLVLSGRPDRLAFAEERLLKGS, from the coding sequence GTGAACCCACTTGGAATCGCCCTCATCTACCTGGCAGCCGCGGTGCTCGGTGTGGTGGCGTTCCGCACCCTGAAGCTGCCGCCCATCCTCGGCTACCTGCTGGCGGGGGTCATGATCGGCCCGCACGCGCTCGGCCTCGACGACCGGCCCGAAGAGGTGCGGCACCTCGGCGAATTCGGGGTGGTGTTCCTGATGTTCGTGATCGGGCTGGAATTCAACCTGCCCAAGCTGCGCGCGATGCGCACCCATGTGTTCGGCCTGGGCCTGTTCCAGGTCGTGCTGACCATCCTGCTCGGCACCGGCGGCTCGCTGCTGCTGGGCGCGCTGGCGCCAGCCTGGTGGAAGATGCCCTGGACGACGGCGGTGGCGCTGTCGGGCGCGCTGGCGATGAGCAGCACGGCGATCGTCGTCAAGCTCATGGCTGACCGGCTGGAGATGGAGTCCGAGCACGGTAAGCGGGTGATGGGGGTGCTGCTGCTGCAGGACCTGGCGGTGGTGCCCTTGCTGGTGCTGATCCCGGCGCTGGGCAGCCCGCCCGAGCGCCTGCTGATGGCCCTGGGGATCGCGGCGCTCAAGGCCGCGGCCGTGATCACCCTGCTGCTCACCGGCGGCCAGCGCCTGATGCGCTGGTGGCTCACCCTGGTGGCGCGCCGCAAGAGCGAAGAGCTGTTCGTGATGAACCTGCTGCTGGTCACGCTGGGCCTGGCCTGGCTGACCGAATGGGCGGGCCTGTCGCTGGCGCTGGGCGCCTTCATCGCGGGCATGCTGATCTCCGAGACCGAGTTCAAACACCAGGTGGAAACCGACATCCGGCCCTTTCACGACGTGCTGCTGGGCCTGTTCTTCATCTCCATCGGCATGATGCTCGACCTGCGCCTGGTGGCCCAGCACTGGGCCCTGGTGCTGCTCATGACCTCGGTGCCGGTCTTGTTCAAGCTGGCACTGGTCACGGCGCTGGCGCGCGGACTGGGCGCGGCCATGGGGGTGTCGCTGCGCACCGGCCTGTACCTGGCCCAGGCCGGCGAATTCGGCTTCGTGCTGCTGACCCTGGCGCAACAGGGCCACCTGGTGCCGGCTTCGCTGCTCAACCCCATCCTGGCCAGCATGGTGCTGTCGATGCTGGCCACGCCCTTCGTCATCATGTATTCCAACCGGATCGTGATGAAGCTGGTGTCCAGCGACTGGATGATGCAGTCGCTGCAGATGACGACCATCGCGCGCAAGTCGATCAACGCCAACAAGCACGTGATCATCTGCGGCTACGGGCGCTGCGGCCAGAACCTGGCCCGGATGCTGGAGGGCGAGGGCATCCCCTACATGGCGCTGGACCTCGATCCGGACCGGGTGCGCCAGGCCGCCGCGGCCGGCGACTCGGTGGTGTTCGGCGATGCGGCCCGGCTGCAGGCGCTGGTGGCCTCGGGCCTGGCGCGCGCCAGCGCGGTGGTGGTGACCTATATCGACGTTGCCAGCGCGATGAAGGTGCTGGCCAACGTGCGCGGCCACGCGCCGCAGGTGCCGGTGATCGTGCGCACCCAGGACGACCGCGACCTCGAGCGGCTGCAGGCCGCCGGCGCCACCGAAGTCGTGCCCGAGCTCATCGAAGGCTCGCTGATGCTGGCCAGCCATGCGCTGGCGCTGGTGGGGGTGCCGATGCGGCGCGTAATCCGCATCGTGCAGGACCAGCGCGACGCCCGCTACAACCTGCTGCGCGGGTATTTCCATGGCGCAGACGACGACACCTCGGAGGACTTCGAGCACGAGCGGCTGTCCACCGTCACCTTGCCGCTGGATGCGGCCTCGCTGGGGCGCCAGGTGGCGGAGATGGCGCTGCACACCCTGGGCGTACGCCTGGTGAGCCTGCGCCGCGTCAGCGGCAAGGCGGTGGACCCGGACGGCAATCCCTGCCTGGAGGAGGGCGACACGCTGGTGCTGTCGGGCCGCCCCGACCGCCTGGCCTTCGCCGAGGAACGGCTGCTGAAAGGTTCCTAG
- a CDS encoding Crp/Fnr family transcriptional regulator, producing MNAPLRNPIKFEVQSLVQAITHNHSGDSFAPTLTAAQWDILGSYLQPFAFNRGQVLIAQNGTDRTLYLVESGNLSVHYEDSKGRVRMAMVGPGSAVGEGGFFSRQPRTATVQAALASKVWCLTSMRFTELSNRNPQIALEIAMALGGLVARRLANKPRRIAVV from the coding sequence ATGAATGCCCCGCTGCGCAACCCGATCAAGTTTGAAGTCCAGAGCCTGGTGCAGGCCATCACCCACAATCACTCGGGAGACAGCTTTGCACCGACGCTGACGGCCGCCCAGTGGGACATCCTGGGCAGCTACCTGCAACCCTTCGCCTTCAACCGCGGGCAGGTACTGATCGCGCAGAACGGGACGGACCGCACGCTCTACCTGGTGGAGTCGGGCAACCTCAGCGTGCACTACGAAGACAGCAAGGGCCGGGTGCGCATGGCCATGGTCGGCCCCGGCTCGGCCGTGGGCGAAGGCGGCTTCTTCAGCCGCCAGCCGCGCACCGCGACCGTGCAGGCGGCTCTGGCCAGCAAGGTCTGGTGCCTGACCTCCATGCGCTTTACCGAGCTGAGCAACCGCAACCCGCAGATTGCGCTGGAAATCGCCATGGCGCTGGGCGGGCTGGTGGCGCGCCGCCTCGCCAACAAGCCGCGCCGCATCGCGGTGGTCTGA
- a CDS encoding DoxX family protein: MIDVEKTPYAALLLRVTCGVLFVLHGAYLKFFVFTMAGTTKFFASLGLPEWLAWTVMLYETIGGIALILGIYTRWVALFFAVHLLVITFFVHIGNGWVFSNKGGGYEFPLFWAIVCIALAMMGGGAASAVRAETPGFAR, translated from the coding sequence ATGATCGATGTCGAAAAGACGCCCTATGCAGCCTTGCTGCTGCGCGTGACCTGCGGCGTGCTGTTCGTGCTGCACGGCGCGTACCTCAAGTTCTTCGTCTTCACCATGGCGGGCACGACCAAGTTCTTCGCGTCGCTGGGCCTGCCGGAATGGCTCGCCTGGACCGTCATGCTGTATGAAACGATTGGCGGCATTGCGCTGATCCTGGGCATCTACACGCGCTGGGTGGCGCTGTTTTTCGCCGTACACCTGCTGGTCATCACCTTCTTCGTCCACATCGGCAACGGCTGGGTGTTCTCCAACAAGGGCGGCGGCTACGAATTCCCGCTGTTCTGGGCCATCGTCTGCATCGCGCTGGCGATGATGGGCGGCGGCGCGGCCTCGGCGGTGCGCGCCGAGACCCCCGGGTTCGCCCGCTAA
- a CDS encoding KpsF/GutQ family sugar-phosphate isomerase: MTLDRERALRLAQETFDIEAAAVQGLKQRTGEAFARAVEKMLAVRGRVVVMGIGKSGHIARKIAATLASTGTPAMFVHPAEASHGDLGMIKPIDLVLAVSNSGEVDEVTSLLPVIKRQGSTLIAMTGKPGSTLASHADIVLDSGVEKEACPLQLAPTASTTAQLALGDALAVALLDARGFRSEDFARSHPGGSLGRKLLTHLSDVMRTGEAVPQVSPDTSFTDLMREMSAKGLGASAIVDAQGKVLGIFTDGDLRRLIEKGADLRTSTAADVMHTQPRTIHPDALAVEAAQLMEQHRITSVLVVDGDGRLCGAVNSNDLMRAKVI; this comes from the coding sequence ATGACATTGGACCGCGAGCGGGCACTGCGGCTCGCCCAGGAAACCTTCGACATCGAGGCCGCCGCGGTGCAGGGCCTGAAGCAGCGCACCGGCGAGGCCTTCGCCCGGGCGGTCGAGAAGATGCTCGCCGTGCGCGGGCGGGTGGTGGTCATGGGCATCGGCAAGAGCGGCCACATCGCCCGCAAGATCGCCGCCACCCTGGCTTCCACCGGCACCCCGGCGATGTTCGTCCACCCGGCCGAGGCCAGCCACGGCGACCTCGGCATGATCAAGCCGATCGACCTGGTGCTGGCCGTCTCCAACAGCGGCGAGGTCGACGAGGTGACCTCGCTGCTGCCGGTGATCAAGCGGCAGGGTTCGACCCTGATCGCGATGACCGGCAAGCCCGGGTCGACCCTGGCGAGCCATGCCGACATCGTGCTCGACAGCGGCGTCGAGAAGGAGGCCTGCCCGCTGCAGCTGGCGCCCACCGCCAGCACCACGGCCCAGCTCGCGCTCGGCGACGCGCTGGCCGTCGCCCTGCTGGACGCTCGCGGCTTCCGCAGCGAGGACTTCGCCCGCTCGCACCCGGGCGGCTCGCTCGGGCGCAAGCTGCTGACCCACCTGAGCGACGTCATGCGCACCGGCGAGGCGGTGCCGCAGGTGTCGCCCGATACCTCCTTCACCGACCTGATGCGCGAGATGAGCGCCAAGGGCCTGGGCGCGTCGGCGATCGTCGATGCGCAGGGCAAGGTGCTGGGCATCTTCACCGACGGCGACCTGCGCCGCCTGATCGAGAAGGGCGCGGACCTGCGCACCAGCACCGCCGCCGACGTGATGCATACCCAGCCGCGGACCATCCACCCCGACGCGCTGGCAGTCGAGGCCGCCCAGCTGATGGAGCAGCACCGCATCACCAGCGTGCTGGTGGTCGACGGCGACGGCCGCCTGTGCGGCGCAGTCAACAGCAACGACCTGATGCGCGCCAAGGTCATTTGA
- the rpmH gene encoding 50S ribosomal protein L34, with amino-acid sequence MKRTYQPSKVRRARTHGFLVRMKTRGGRAVINARRAKGRKRLAV; translated from the coding sequence ATGAAACGCACCTACCAACCCTCCAAAGTGCGGCGCGCACGTACCCACGGCTTCCTGGTCCGCATGAAGACCCGCGGTGGCCGCGCCGTGATCAACGCCCGCCGCGCCAAGGGCCGCAAGCGCCTGGCCGTCTGA